The genomic DNA CGTGAGGTCATCAACGGGAAATCAGCAAGAAATATCTCCTGCTCTTCTTCACTACCGGTTGTCTTGTTGATCAGCTTTACTTTAACTTTAAGCGGAGCGTCGTACGTAAGCTTCTGATCTTTTGCGTGCAACTCACTGTGCTGAGGCTCACCGATCTCAAAACCATAAAATTCAAGGTCGAACTTTTTCTCGGAAAAGTCTCGTACCGGACTGAATTCCTGGAAGATCTCTTTTAGTCCTTCTTCAATAAGCCACTCAAAAGAATGACGTTGTGCCTCGATCAAATTTGGAATCGGAACGAGTGGGTCTTTATATGCTTTAAAGTACTTCTTGGTGATCCCGGAGACCTCCTTGGTGTGTACTTCATTCTTCACGTCTTTAATCTGAGTTGTTTGTGCCATAAAGCTGCCTTGCTATATAATGAGGTTACTGCACTTACCCACATGTACGAACGCGTCGAGTAACGCCCGCAATGCTTCTAAGTGACAGGTGGTAATGACAACTACAAACGTTTAAAAAGTGTCTATTCGTATGAACGAAAAAGTGACCTTTTCACCTTTTCGCCTGCGTCGAAACGCAAAATGCCCCTTTCCCGACAAAGGTCGCGCATGAATATCTCTATACTATTATTTGACTATTAGGCCGTACAAAGTATTTCGTCAACGAGTAATATTACGTATGCTATCCCCTCGTGACAGATAGACGTGTAGTATACTCGTCACGCAAATTCTGTCAACCGTGTCAAGTCAAACCTGTGGATAAGAAGGGAGGACGGTTCCATCGAATAGGTATTTTCTAAGCCCAGACCCTACGCCCAACAACTTAGAAAATACCTATTCGCTAGGACCTAGGAAGGAAGATGCGAACGAAAGTCTCAGTCCTAACATAAAATAAAAATGGAACTGAGACTTTCGTTCTAAATCGCGGCAAAACTTCTTTAAAACATATACTTTACACCACGCTTAAGAAGTTGAGGTAAACTGCCCAACTACTTTCAGCAAATACGTCGCACCCCTAACTACAAAAAAGTAAATGTCGAAAACTGAGTTTTCGACATTTACAGCTCACAAACATTCTAGGACCGTTCCTCTCTCCACTGATCAATCTTTTTATGATCTCCCGAACGCAACACCTCCGGCACCTCATACACCTTCCCTTTCCACTTTAATTTTTCAGGTCGGGTGTACACCTCATGCGAAGCGATCCTCTCTTCCTCCCGACTCTTTTCATCACCGAGTACGCCTTCGATCTGTCTCGCTGTCGCATCCATTATCACCATCGCCGGCAACTCTCCGCCGGTCAGAACATACGGACCTATTGTCACCGCATCTGCGTTAAGCGCCCTGCGCGCCCGGGCATCAATTCCTTCGTACCGACCGGCAACAAGGACAATATGTTTATATTTTTTACTCCAAGTCCGAGCATATTCATTACTGAATTCATCTCCATCAGCTTCCATAAAAACTATCTTTACATTTTTCTTTCTGCCAACCGCGTCTTTTACCGCACGAAGAACCGGTTCGGCTTGGATCACCATTCCCGGACCACCACCGTACGGCTTTTGATCTACTCGAACGTGTTTGTCTTTTGTATAGTCACGCGGGTTATAAAATGACACCTTGATATTTCCGTCATGAACAGCCCGTCCAATGATGGACGAGCGAAGATATGATTCAAACGATTCGGGAAACAATGTAATTATGTGGAAATGCATAAACAGTATTCCGTATGCTGTAGTTAGTATTCAGTATAGTAGACGAAACGAAACAAAAATAAAAGCGAAGTAAAAGATAAAATCCGCCGAAGCGGATTTTATCTTTTACGCAGTGATTTATTTCTAACGTCTCAAATTAGTTCCCATTCTTAAAATCATCCATCACTTCGTCAACACTTTGTTGAGAATCAGCTGCCTGTGGCTGCTCCGGGGTTTCGCCTGCTTCTTTTTGGACCGCTTGAGAAGCTCCGGCATCTGCTGTATTCGCACCGGTATCACGAATCCCGCCTTCCGGCTCATTGATCTTAAGATTTACTCGAGCGTTATTTTTCATACCCACAACTCGCAAAAGCGTTCGGACTGCTTTCGCTGTATTTCCTGACCGTCCGATGATCTTACCCATATCCTCACGCGAGACATCAAGAGTGATCAGAACACCCATTTCATCTACTGTTCGATTGATCCTAACCTTATCAGGATTATCGACCAATGATTTAACAACAAACTCAAGAAATCGCGCATCTTCGTGCTCCTGTGTGGTATCTACCATAAATACTGAAGTTAGCTATCAATCCATTCATCACCACCTTATCGCCTCCGCCACGATCTTCTGCTATCAATTAAGCCAGTAGCCGATTCGCACTTCACCACTGCCTATCACCATAATTTTACGGCAACAAAAAACCTCCGTCAAGAGAACGGAGGTCGCCTATCAGCTCTATTTTTTACTTACGCTTTCTTTTCTTCTGCCTGTTCAGTATCTGACTTTTCCTCTGTCCCGACGCTTTCAGGTCGGGACTCCGACTCGTCTTGCGACGTCGGAGCCGGAGCCTCCTCTTCCTTGGAAGCTTCTGCTTCTGCTGGAGCTTCTTCCTTCACCTCTTCAGTAGCTGGCTCCTCTTTCTTTTCCTCTTCAGCTGGCTCCTCTTTTACTTCTTCTTTTTCCTCTACCTTGGGTGCTTGTGCTTCAGGTTCACCAGCAGGCTCAGATTCAGATGAAGCCTCCTCTTTCTTTTCTCCTTCAGGCTCATCCTTCACCAGTGGAGTTTTCTTAGGAAGCACGTTCTTCTTTCCGCCCTTCACAAGACCAAGGTCGACGAACAAGTTATAGACGGTGCCGGAGGCCTGTGCTCCATTTGAAAGCCAGTATGAAGCTCGCTCAGAATCAATAACGGGAGCGTCCTTACGTGGATCATACGAACCAAGTATCTCAACCACACGACCGCTCTTCGGGCTCTGATGAGAATCCTGAACAACAACCCGGTGAGCCGGGATGCCTTTGCGTCCAATGCGTTGTAAGCGAATCGATAACATGCGGGCAATACTAACAAAAAGCCCGGAAAGCGTCAAACATATTGTAAGTGTCGCCATCCTAAAGTTATATGTGTTATAGTCTTTTCATGAAAAAGCACCACAATAATCAAAGAAATAGAGGTCGAAGTACTAAGAGATCCCAGGAGAAACCGCTTCCTCTTCCAGAGCAAACCACCTACGAAGGGCGCATCTCGGTTAACTTCCGTGGTGTCGGTTATTTACGAACAGAGCTTCTTGACGAAGATATCGAGATTCCTCAGGAGAGCATGAACACCGCACTTCACGGTGACACTGTTCGAGTTGATCTTCTTCCAAAACGAAGCGATCGGAATCGTATCCAGGGCGAGGTAACCAAGGTCATGGAACGCGGCCGCACTGAATTCGTCGGCACACTTATCAAAAACAATGGCACGGTCACCTGCAAAGCTGATGATGCGCGCGTCTATCGAGACATTTACCTAGACAAGGACGAGGTGCGCGACATAGAACCCGGCACAAAAATATTTGTCCGCCTCAATGACTGGCACGACCCCAAGCAGAACCCTGAAGGAAAACTTCTCAAGGTACTTGGCAAACAAGGAGAGCATGATGTTGAGATGAACTCAATCGTTCTCGAACATGGCTTTCGTGTAGAATTTCCTAAAGCCGTTCAAGAAGAAGCAGAAGACATCCAACAAAAGGCGCACGAAAATATTCAAAACGAGGCAAAAACACGACGTGATTTTCGGGGAGTTACCACGTTCACGATCGACCCCTGGGACGCAAAGGACTTTGACGACGCCCTCTCGTACAAGAAACTCGAGAATGACAACGTCGAGATCGGTATCCATATCGCCGATGTCTCCCACTACGTCACTCCGGATAGCGAGCTTGATAAAGAAGCCAAAAAGCGCGGATTCTCCGTATACCTGGTAGATCGCACTATCCCGATGCTACCTGAAGAACTTTCGAACGATGTCTGCAGCCTCAACGAAGGCAATGATAAGCTCACCTTCTCCGCCGTGTTCGAACTGGACGCAAGCGGTAATGTCCAGGATAGTTGGTTCGGGCGAACGATCATCAACTCCGACAAACGCTTTACGTACGAGGAGGCCCAAAAAATGATCGATGCCGGTGAAGGGCAATTCTTTGAAGAGCTCCACACCATGAATGAAATTGCCAAGAAAACGAGCGAGCGACGATCAAAGGAAGGCGCGGTGGACTTTGAGACCGACGAAGTAGAGATCGAGCTTGACGAGAACATGGACCCGGTCAAGATCTACAAGAAGGAGCGTATCGATACTCAGAAACTTATCGAGGAATACATGCTCCTCGCCAACCGCGAAGTTGCTCGCTACGTAGCCAAGAAACAGGAAAAAACCCAAGGCAGCTTCCTCTACCGAGTCCACGACCAACCGGACCCGGAAAAGATCGACTCGCTCACTATATTCACCGACGCCCTCGGCTATGATCTTGAGCGGCTCGGCAACGGCAGTATCACCAGCCAGGCTCTTAATGACCTTATGGCAAAGATCGAGGGCGAGCCATCTGAAAGCATTATCAAGGTTGCTGCTATTAAGTCGATGGCAAAAGCAGTCTACTCAACCAAGAACATCGGTCACTTCGGTCTAGCCTTTGAGTACTACACTCATTTCACCTCACCGATCCGCCGCTACGCGGACCTTGCGGTGCACCGTATCCTCGGCAAATACGTAGCCGGCAAAAAGATCAGTCCGGAAGAATTTGCAGAGCTCAAAGGCGTTGCTGAACGCACCGCCCAGCAAGAACTGGATTCCATGCACGCTGAACGCGACTCGGTCAAATACAAGCAAGTTGAGTACATGGCCGATCATATCGGTGAGACCTTCGAGGGCGTGATCTCCGGCATCTCCCAAAATGGTATCTTCATTGCCGAGGAATCAACCGGGGCGGAAGGTATGGTTCGCCTGCGAGACGTCGGCGATGACTACTTTGAGCTCGACGAATCGAACTTTGCTATCGTAGGCAGAAAGACCGGCCAGCGATTTCAACTTGGTGATGAAGTAGCTATTAAGGTGATGAGCGCCAACCTTGACCAAAAACAACTTGATTATAAGTTGGTTGCCGGCAATAAAGCACCTACAGATACTAAAAAGTAAGCAATGTAAATGGCTCACATTGCTTGTGAGCCATTTAAAATTACTCCCGCCTTTATATTCTGCAATACTATACAGTAAAGACATCAAGATCCTTGCCATATTTTACCACCCCTTTGTAGTTCTTCTTTATTTCTTTTACTAATCCTGTAGCAGAAACATGCCGATGGATCTGATGGACTAAAACAAGCTTTTTAGGATTGGTCTGTGAAGCGATCTCAGCAAGTTCAGAGGAAGAAGTGTGAAAATTTCTCATGTATTTTTCCCAGTTTTTATCTTTACCGTACTCCGTATCAGACGCAACTTCGTGGATCATTAAGTCCGCGTCTTTTCCTTCCCGGACAACATTCTTGTGAGGCTTCGTGTCCCCGGAGATAACGATCTTCTTTGAACCAACAGTGATCGTAAAACCGTATGCATGCTTCCAGCTCCCGTGCTTTACCCGAAACGCCTTTACTGCTATCTGTTCATCCTTGTAAATCACACCATTTGAAAACTCAGTGACTGTTGTTTTATATCCGGTCGTATCCCCTTTCTCCAGACCGGTTGTTCGCACATGAACATCCTCCTCATACGCTTTTTGAATATTACGAACCATTGCCTTTGTCCCCGGAGGACCGAAGATGTTAAACGGTACACTTCTTCCCATTACCCATGGTGTATAGATCGCGTCCGGTAGTCCAAGTGTATGGTCACTATGTAAATGAGTAAAAAATAGAGTACAAAGATCTCGCTGAGCTATAGCGTCGTTTTTAGTCGAATTGATATACTCCTGCAATCGACGAACAACTCCCGGCCCGGCATCAATGACGTACAGAGATGAATTAACAATAATTGCGATAGACGGGCCGCTTCGTTCAGGATCAGGGAACGGATAGCCGGTTCCAAGAAGTACTACTTTAACAGTATTTTTTGCCATATATCACCGATACTATCAAAATGTTCTGTAAAAATCGATCAGGCACATTTCAAACACACTTAAAAACGCAACCCCTGGGGTTGCGTGTTTTAACGTCGCCACCGCAAACCATTGACATATGGCAAGTATGGTGTTACTATGTAATCTGCGTTAGAAGTTCGTTTCAATCACCCAAAGATCCAGGAGAGACGTCCATGGAATTCAGAATCCGAGTTTGCAGGCATGGTCATTCTCCCCACGAAGGAAATGACGCGGCTCGCGGTCTTGACGACCTCGGTCGTCAACAGATCCGGGACACGGCGCAAAACCGATTTCCCAAGACTGTCGAACCAATTTTGGTTTTGACGAGTCGCAAGGAGCGAGCACGCGAGACGCTGGAGATCTTGCTTCGGGAGACCGGCAACGAGAAACTGATCCCGGAGATCATACCGCTTCACGGTCTGGACTACTCCTGGCCGATGGCAAACGGAGGTGTCACTAACTTCATGTACGGCCCCGAGCACGACAACGTGCTCACTGTCAGCCAGATCATGAAAAATCATCCCGAGTTCACCTCGCTCATTCGAGGCATGCTCTGGGGGTCGCTCATGACCGCGATCCGAATGCACCGGTACAGTTGGAAGGCGTACGCACCGGATGAGATCTGGGTCGCCAGCCATTCGCCCTTCGGCGAATTTCTGACTCCGGATCCTGTCAGCACCACGCGGCGCCCGAACGGCGGCGGCTTTACCTTCATCCTCGACATCCCTCGTGATGAAGAGGAAGGAGTGGTCACCGGCCATTCTCTGGAACTGTTTTGATTTGCTTTTTTCGTGACCCGTAGCCCGACACCCTTGTGGTGCCGGGCTTTTTTATTGTGAACTGACAACGGTTATGGTTCCGGCCTCAGTATCTACTTCGATCTCATCGCCGTCTTTTATTTTAGATGTGGCATTTTGCACACCAACCAAACAAGGTATCTGCAGTTCTCTCGAGACAATTGCCGCGTGAGACAACAGCCCGCCCAGCTCGGCAATGATCGCCTTAGAGCGCTTCATGGCAGGGAGTAAATCGGGGTATGTTCGTGAAGATACAAGGATGTCTCCCTCGTTTACCTTATCCATCTGACCCACATCCTGAACCAAACGCGCGATACCGATAACTTTTCCTTTGCTATACGCGATCTCTCCCTGCATAGGCGTATCATCAGCAACAATAATCTTATTTAGCTCATGTTCTATCTCCTTCGCCTCAGAGCCTGTGTAGAAAGTCGGTTCTTCGTTCTCGAGAACACACACCGTGAGCTCCATCCTATCTCTAATTACATCTTTAGAAACTTTGCTTCTTTTCATCAGATTATCCTTAAGTTCCTCAGGCCATAGGTACTTTGCCTCAGTCTCGGATACAGCCAGTCGTTTCCCAAACTCTTCAAATACCCCACGACGCAGATACAGAAACCTCATCGTCTCATCGACAAGTACGCTCCCGACCTCAGCGCTCTTTGTAGCAAACGTGATCACTCTCTGTTGGTCAGGATCAGCTTTTTCCATAACTCCTTCGAACACCCGTTGTCGTTCATCTTTTTTCTCTTGCTTGTCCTCTTCTCGCTCCTTGAGAATACGCTCTAAGTCCGAACCAAAAGATAGCAGATCGTTTATATCTCTGATGATCGTCTCTACGGATTTAGGAGGATTAGTTAAGCTTGCGTCAAGCCAGCCGTAGGAATCTTGAATTTCATGAATTTTTTCTTTTATCTCCGGATTTTTACCCAACACATCTTCATTCAACTCAGAGATGCTCTCCTTGCCGGCTTTCCGCGCTACCTCACTGATCGCGTTGTCGTACTCTATTACTCCGAGCTTTCGGGTTGTTCGAAAAAGGATCGGCGCGATTGCGTGAGGTGAAAAGCCAATATCCTTTAACGTTTTCTCGAGTGTTTTGTGGATGAGATTCGTTCCATAATTGATCGTTATTATGTCAGCCACCTGCATGCCGTTCGTTTTTTCAAACCCGATAATAGAATCAAGAGCTATACAAAGTGAACGATTAGTTAATTGCTCAAAGTTGAGCTTTTTATGAGCCGAATTAAGTGCCTCTATATACTCAAGCCACTCGTTCATTCTTCCCTCCCAATCTTCTATACGCTCGTCACTAGCGAGCGTATAATCTAATACCTTCTGCCCGGCATCAAACCACTTGTCCTTTTCAATGAATAATTTATAAGAGCCCTCATGAAAGATGAGAACCATTGACCCCTGATCCTGAACTCCGAACTCAGGTCGTTGCGTGAGCATCATATGACCAAGGTTTACGAACACCACATCCATAGGGTGTCCGCCGGGCACATGCTCTAGGAACATATATTTTTCAGCTTTTTCCATAGCTACGTGTTTAGTATTCTAACCACCCCCTCATCCGCATCCACCTCTACTTCATCGCCGTCTTTGAGGATTTGTGTGGCGTGTTGCGTACCAATCACACACGGCTTATTCATTTCTCTTGATACAATAGCTGCGTGAGAAGTAATACCACCGATATCAGTCACGAATGCCGCTGCTTTTGCCATTCCACTAAGAAAGTCCGGGGTGGACATTGTAGCCACCAGAATATCCCCTTTTTCAATTTTTGAACACTCCTTTGGACTTAACACTACCCTTACCTTACCTCGAACCTTCCCTTTATTCGCGATCTGCCCTTTTATTTCTTTAACTTCTTCGTTTCTCTCTTCTTCCTTATTCTGTTTATCCTCGCTCTTCAGTTCAACTCCCTGGTCAGTTATCTCAAGTATAAATGATTCTCTCTCATAGAACACTGAGCGTGATGGAAATTCTTTTTTAAACAGATCAACAACATCTTTCATACGCAGACTAAGAAGATCATCGTAGTGAACGATATCAGAATAGTGATCAATGACCATTTTCCTAAAAAGATACGTTCCATAACACATAGTCTCCCACTTTTCAGTTCGAAGTCGCATCAAACTTTCAAGATAGCGTGCATACTGGGAATCAACGGTTTGTTGATCATTGCCTTGATGATCGTCAGAGCTCGAAAGGTCCACAGCCATCTGGTACGCTTCCCAAATACACCATGACCTGCCTTGAAAATACTTCATCCCTAAATATCCATACCGGTCTATCACTTTCTGTAGTTCACTCACCATCTCTTCGCTAACGGACAAATCGTAGGCA from Candidatus Paceibacterota bacterium includes the following:
- the rpsP gene encoding 30S ribosomal protein S16 translates to MATLTICLTLSGLFVSIARMLSIRLQRIGRKGIPAHRVVVQDSHQSPKSGRVVEILGSYDPRKDAPVIDSERASYWLSNGAQASGTVYNLFVDLGLVKGGKKNVLPKKTPLVKDEPEGEKKEEASSESEPAGEPEAQAPKVEEKEEVKEEPAEEEKKEEPATEEVKEEAPAEAEASKEEEAPAPTSQDESESRPESVGTEEKSDTEQAEEKKA
- a CDS encoding PEP-utilizing enzyme, coding for MQKEWKTLVNHRSDLLTQDLILSGIRYHSNFKEFGYPFDYPYLRYIHSTGDIQWSKDRLEYVEKNHLIDDQYEQLIKYFERSLSEYRSYLKTFKEKIEKSHVAPGLVDEYFQRSIQAAGTIPRFIFEIQLGQKLEDEGFSPSQVAGSETDISRAAKELAEIGKKYNAYDLSVSEEMVSELQKVIDRYGYLGMKYFQGRSWCIWEAYQMAVDLSSSDDHQGNDQQTVDSQYARYLESLMRLRTEKWETMCYGTYLFRKMVIDHYSDIVHYDDLLSLRMKDVVDLFKKEFPSRSVFYERESFILEITDQGVELKSEDKQNKEEERNEEVKEIKGQIANKGKVRGKVRVVLSPKECSKIEKGDILVATMSTPDFLSGMAKAAAFVTDIGGITSHAAIVSREMNKPCVIGTQHATQILKDGDEVEVDADEGVVRILNT
- a CDS encoding PEP-utilizing enzyme, producing MEKAEKYMFLEHVPGGHPMDVVFVNLGHMMLTQRPEFGVQDQGSMVLIFHEGSYKLFIEKDKWFDAGQKVLDYTLASDERIEDWEGRMNEWLEYIEALNSAHKKLNFEQLTNRSLCIALDSIIGFEKTNGMQVADIITINYGTNLIHKTLEKTLKDIGFSPHAIAPILFRTTRKLGVIEYDNAISEVARKAGKESISELNEDVLGKNPEIKEKIHEIQDSYGWLDASLTNPPKSVETIIRDINDLLSFGSDLERILKEREEDKQEKKDERQRVFEGVMEKADPDQQRVITFATKSAEVGSVLVDETMRFLYLRRGVFEEFGKRLAVSETEAKYLWPEELKDNLMKRSKVSKDVIRDRMELTVCVLENEEPTFYTGSEAKEIEHELNKIIVADDTPMQGEIAYSKGKVIGIARLVQDVGQMDKVNEGDILVSSRTYPDLLPAMKRSKAIIAELGGLLSHAAIVSRELQIPCLVGVQNATSKIKDGDEIEVDTEAGTITVVSSQ
- a CDS encoding MBL fold metallo-hydrolase, translated to MAKNTVKVVLLGTGYPFPDPERSGPSIAIIVNSSLYVIDAGPGVVRRLQEYINSTKNDAIAQRDLCTLFFTHLHSDHTLGLPDAIYTPWVMGRSVPFNIFGPPGTKAMVRNIQKAYEEDVHVRTTGLEKGDTTGYKTTVTEFSNGVIYKDEQIAVKAFRVKHGSWKHAYGFTITVGSKKIVISGDTKPHKNVVREGKDADLMIHEVASDTEYGKDKNWEKYMRNFHTSSSELAEIASQTNPKKLVLVHQIHRHVSATGLVKEIKKNYKGVVKYGKDLDVFTV
- the trmD gene encoding tRNA (guanosine(37)-N1)-methyltransferase TrmD codes for the protein MHFHIITLFPESFESYLRSSIIGRAVHDGNIKVSFYNPRDYTKDKHVRVDQKPYGGGPGMVIQAEPVLRAVKDAVGRKKNVKIVFMEADGDEFSNEYARTWSKKYKHIVLVAGRYEGIDARARRALNADAVTIGPYVLTGGELPAMVIMDATARQIEGVLGDEKSREEERIASHEVYTRPEKLKWKGKVYEVPEVLRSGDHKKIDQWREERS
- a CDS encoding KH domain-containing protein; its protein translation is MVDTTQEHEDARFLEFVVKSLVDNPDKVRINRTVDEMGVLITLDVSREDMGKIIGRSGNTAKAVRTLLRVVGMKNNARVNLKINEPEGGIRDTGANTADAGASQAVQKEAGETPEQPQAADSQQSVDEVMDDFKNGN
- the rnr gene encoding ribonuclease R; this encodes MKKHHNNQRNRGRSTKRSQEKPLPLPEQTTYEGRISVNFRGVGYLRTELLDEDIEIPQESMNTALHGDTVRVDLLPKRSDRNRIQGEVTKVMERGRTEFVGTLIKNNGTVTCKADDARVYRDIYLDKDEVRDIEPGTKIFVRLNDWHDPKQNPEGKLLKVLGKQGEHDVEMNSIVLEHGFRVEFPKAVQEEAEDIQQKAHENIQNEAKTRRDFRGVTTFTIDPWDAKDFDDALSYKKLENDNVEIGIHIADVSHYVTPDSELDKEAKKRGFSVYLVDRTIPMLPEELSNDVCSLNEGNDKLTFSAVFELDASGNVQDSWFGRTIINSDKRFTYEEAQKMIDAGEGQFFEELHTMNEIAKKTSERRSKEGAVDFETDEVEIELDENMDPVKIYKKERIDTQKLIEEYMLLANREVARYVAKKQEKTQGSFLYRVHDQPDPEKIDSLTIFTDALGYDLERLGNGSITSQALNDLMAKIEGEPSESIIKVAAIKSMAKAVYSTKNIGHFGLAFEYYTHFTSPIRRYADLAVHRILGKYVAGKKISPEEFAELKGVAERTAQQELDSMHAERDSVKYKQVEYMADHIGETFEGVISGISQNGIFIAEESTGAEGMVRLRDVGDDYFELDESNFAIVGRKTGQRFQLGDEVAIKVMSANLDQKQLDYKLVAGNKAPTDTKK